The Candidatus Obscuribacter sp. genome window below encodes:
- a CDS encoding RHS repeat-associated core domain-containing protein: MQAQYSYDAWGQPAQTIATQDSTFGYAGNFLHKPSGFNLCLFRAYIPSRGRWISRDPIREEGGLNLYRYSMNQPTGYIDPSGLKTYPANAQGYASFAAAAGLSVASLACGCRSVVNSAIGHSLGGYPEDKPGTICWLGAQGFAKAIAWSSNPKNKCCDGNSPVVWGHQGLGIRGSNTASLYGPGGYGARNFSPFWQANSTGGEAYNYILFQNNNFIGMTAGTLNGGNGYINPAGPNPTPPQLANWNNQPMDTQAWCVSCKSAK, encoded by the coding sequence ATTCAAGCGCAATACTCATATGATGCTTGGGGACAGCCCGCTCAGACAATCGCGACGCAAGACTCCACCTTCGGATACGCAGGCAATTTCCTTCACAAGCCGAGTGGATTCAATCTTTGTCTATTCCGGGCATATATTCCTAGCCGCGGTCGATGGATTAGCAGAGATCCAATAAGAGAGGAAGGTGGACTTAATCTCTATCGGTATTCCATGAATCAGCCCACTGGCTATATTGACCCGTCCGGTCTCAAGACCTACCCGGCAAATGCACAGGGTTACGCATCCTTCGCTGCTGCTGCCGGGCTCAGCGTCGCAAGTTTAGCTTGCGGCTGTCGGTCGGTAGTAAATTCAGCCATTGGACATTCGCTTGGCGGGTATCCTGAAGATAAACCGGGGACTATATGTTGGTTGGGCGCGCAAGGTTTTGCAAAGGCAATAGCATGGTCCAGCAACCCCAAAAACAAGTGCTGCGATGGCAACTCGCCAGTGGTATGGGGACATCAGGGCTTGGGTATCCGTGGGTCCAATACCGCATCGCTTTATGGACCAGGTGGATATGGTGCTAGAAACTTTAGCCCATTCTGGCAAGCGAATAGTACGGGCGGTGAGGCCTACAACTACATTTTGTTCCAGAACAACAATTTTATTGGCATGACGGCTGGAACTTTGAATGGCGGTAATGGGTATATTAATCCGGCGGGTCCAAATCCCACCCCACCTCAATTGGCAAACTGGAA